The sequence TTGTAAAAGCTTCAAATTTTGATGCTGAAGGATTTTTTAGAGCAGAAGAGGAAAAGCGAGAAGCAGAGAGAGCAGAGTGGGAAGCGGAATGTGCTGCAGAAGAAGCGAAAGAAATGCGTCAAGCGATCGAAACGATGAGAAGTAAAGGCTTAACTGTAGAAGAGGTAAATGCGGTTTTAGCGGATGAAGACTTTGATCCTTATCAATACAATAGACATGAGCGTGAACGTTTGGAGGATGAATTATGGGAGAAAGAGAACGCAAGACAAGAAATGTTAGGGGTTAAATTTGAAGAGATTTATCTTCAGATGAAATTAAAATTTTCAGATGAAAATAGAGCGCGTCATATTTCTAGTGAGCAATTGGCTTATCAGTTTGGGTCAGAAGAAGATAGATTAGGATGGTTTAATTTTAAAAAAGCTCAAATGCCAGATGATTTTAATTGGCAGACATATCTTTCTTCATATCCAGATTTACTTGTTGCTGTTGATAAAATTGGTTCGGAAGAAGCAAAAGAAAAATGGGCAATAACTCATTATTTTTTACATGGGCAATATGAAGACAGAATAAAATATAAGAAATAGTAATGTTCAGCATGCTAATTTTTAAATATCTTAGTTAACGCGAAGACTTTGACAAGTTGATATTAGATGTAAAAAGCCACAGGAAAACTTCTTGTGGCTTTACCTTAAAATAAGTGAGTAGTTAGAGCTATATCCAGAAATAAATTCGTAAGACAATGAAAATCTAAAATTGAGTTCACTTAATATGGATTCAAGTTTATTTTCAGACGTTCTTAATCCAATTTTGTCTATACACTTTATATTTTTTAACCAACTTACGAATTGTTCAATTAAATATTTTTCAAGTCCATTATTTTGATAATCTTGATCGATGTTGATATACTCGATAAAAGCTTCTTTTTTTTCAAAATCAAGGTAATATTTAAGATTTGAAAAAGCATCTGCAAATGATGCGCCAGCAACAGAAAAACCATTTTTTTCATCAAAACTATCCTGGGATAAATTAGCATTATCTTCGGCAATAAGATAAAACCTACCTTGTGCTCTAAAAAGGCTTTCAATACCATTATCGTCAATTTTTTGAATGAAAGTAGGTTTTGTGTATTTTTTAGGTGCGTTAAAGGAGGTATGAACAAGGATTGCTTTAACGTCATTAATTTGAGTATGTTGACGACAAAAAGTTGCATATTTTTTATTTTTAAAATTTTTAAATTGTGTATTTATTTCATGTTTGAGTAAATCAAGGTTAAGTGATCTAATTTGTGTTAATCCAAGATTACATTGTGCAACATCTTGAAAACCAAGATTGTACTGATGTTCAAATTGTTCATTTAAATCATCGGCATATAAATTTTCTATATTTATTAATAAAGTGAATAGGCAGAAAATAAGTTTTTTAAACATTTTTGAAGCTCCCTTAAATTTAATTCTTAGTAGTTTTATACTACGTTTGCTGAAGGACAAGGTCTAATGTATAGGCGTCTTTTCTCTTTTACGTTTTGTCAATTTGCGGTATCGTCTTTAAATATACTTCTTTCGAAACTCTACTACTGCGGTCGATTGATGCGCCGTTTCGGTACTCAGATCCTCATGTATGAAGAATACACTGCGGTCTTCCGTGCCAAACCTTCTATCACTCGCCTCACATTAGCGAGTTTAGAAAGAAGTCTAATGAATTATGGAGCAAATTATCAATGACAGCAAATCAACAATTATCAAAACCTAAAATTATTGTGTTAGGAAATGAGAAGGGGGGCACTGGTAAATCAACAACAGCCATGCATCTTGTTGTTGGATTATTGCGTCAAGGTTACAATGTTGGTTGTATCGATTTAGACTCACGTCAAGCATCTTTAACGCGTTATGTTGAAAATCGTCGTGCTTTTCAAGAATCTTCAAAATCTAAAGTGCCTATGCCTACGCATATTCGTCTTGATATGTCGAGCAACACACAAAAAGAAGATGCCGAAAATGAAGATAAACAAGTATTTGAATCAGCGCTTGATTCATTAAGCCAAGAAAATCAATATATTGTGATCGATTGCCCTGGTAGCGATCGTTACATGTCTGTTCTTGCGCATTCTTATGCTGATATTCTTATAACGCCCCTTAATGATAGTTTTGTGGATCTTGATGTTTTGGCAAGTGTTGATGGTGACAAACTCGAAATAACGCAACCAAGTTGTTACAGTCTTATGGTGTGGGAGCAACGTAAGATGCGTGCTATGCAGCGAAAGCCCGCCATTGATTGGGTTGTGATGCGTAACAGACTGAGTAATTTAGATGCGCGTAATAAACGCGATATGACCAAAGTGATTGAAAAATTATCAAAAAGACTAAGTTTCCGTTTAGCACCAGGTTTTGGTGAACGCGTTATTTTCCGGGAAATGTTTTTACAAGGCCTTACCTTGCTCGATTTTCGTGATTCTAAAGCGAGTTCATCTTTGACGCTTTCTCATATTGCAGCTCGTCAGGAAGTGCAGCAATTGTTTGCGGTGTTGGGGTTGGATCAGGACAATCAAAAGTAGACTTCTTTCGAAACTCTACTACTGTGGTCGATTGATGCGTCGTTTCGGCACTCAGATCCTTATGTATGAAGAATACACGAGGGAACCCGTGCCGAACCTTCTATCACTCGTCTCACATTAGCGAGTTTAGAAAGGAGTCTAGTAAATATTTAGATTAAACAATTTTTAACCTTTATTACTTAAAATATTTACTTTTTTTTAATATATATACATTAAAATTATATTAGGTATCAATAAGGAGGTTAGTTTAATGTTGTATAAAAAATTACAAGTTCTAGTTTGTTCAGTAGTTTTTTTGGGTTTTCAGCAAGTGTATTTGCTGATTGTCCATCAACAATAAGCTATGAGGATGGACAAAAATTAGCGAGTGGTGGGTTCATTACTGCGGGCAATCAACGATTTCATCCAGAGGAAGTAAGTGCTTTACCAACTTCATCATTTCGGATTCTAACAAAGGCTATTTTTAACCCTATTTTAAAAGAAGCAAAAAAAGATACATGGAAGGGAGATGTTTGCACATATACCTTTAGCACAGCAAAAGGTACAGTTACCGGCGATCAGAAATCTTTTACAATAAGATCTGCAAAATAAAAAATTCTTAAATTTGGTAGAAAAAAACGAAATTCCACGGGGCAAGCTCCGTGGTTTTTCTTTATACATAGAATCAGACTATCCTTAGTCGAAGATTCTTTATTGTTGACGTATTTTTGTATATAGTTTTTTTTGTCGTTTAAAAGTAATTGATGAAAGTAATTTCGATGCAGCCTAAAATACAGACAAAAATTCGTAAAGCTATTTTTCCCGTTGCAGGGATGGGTACCCGTCTTTTGCCGCAAACAAAAGTTGTTCCTAAAGAAATGTTGCCAATTCTCGATAAACCAATTATTCAATATGCTGTTGAAGAAGCAATCGAAGCTGGGATTGAAGAATTTATTTTTGTATCCTCTAAAGGTAAAAATGCGATTGAAGATCATTTTGATGCGCATCCTGAACTTGTGTCGATGCTTCAAAATCGCTCTAAAGTGAAAGAACTTAAAATCCTTGAAGATATCAGTTTTACACCAGGTCAGGTCGCTGTTGTGCGTCAACCTTATCCATTGGGTTTGGGGCATGCTGTATGGTGCGCACGTCATTTAATTGATGACGATTATTTTGCAGTTCTTTTGCCTGATGATGTTATTATGAACAAAATATCTTGTCTTGCGCAAATGTCATCAGCATTTGTTGAAAAACAGGGTGCTTATGCGGCGATTATGGAAGTGGCGCCTAGTCAAATTCACTTATATGGCGCCATTGCAACTGATTTAAGTCAAGATAAAAAATCTTTACCGATTGCAAATATTGTTGAAAAGCCGAAAAAAGAAGAAGCGCCTTCTAATCTTGCTGTTATTGGTCGCTATATTCTGCCCAAAAGCATTTTTGGTATTTTAGAGCAAACACCTAAAGGGGCAGGGGGCGAGATTCAATTAACAGATGCTTTAAAAGCGTTGATAGGGCGTGAGCCTTTTTATGGACATGTTTTTGAAGGTGCACGCTTTGATTGCGGCACAAAATTAGGTCTTGTCGAAGCAAATATTGCTTTTGGTTTACAACAAGATGATATAAAAGATGATCTAAAGAAAATACTAAAACAATATGGGGCGTTTTAATGCGTATTGCTATTATTGGAACAGGTTATGTAGGGCTTGTTTCAGGGACTTGTTTTTCAGAATTTGGGCATGAAGTCGTTTGTGTTGATGCTGATATTTCTAAAATTGAGTTGCTCAATCAAAATATCATGCCGATTTATGAACCAGGTCTTGAAGATCTAGTATCTAAAAATAAATTAGCAGGACGTTTGTCTTTTACAAGTGATTTAAAATCAGCCTTAACGGGCGCTGAAGCTGTTTTTATTGCAGTTGGTACGCCGTCCCGACATGGGGAAAGTCATGCTGATTTATCTTATGTGTTTCAAGTGGCAAAAGACATTGCACCTTTGTTACAAGAAAATGCTGTTATAGTCACAAAATCAACGGTGCCTGTCGGCACAAATCGCAAGATCAAGCAACTTATTGAAAATGATAGACCTAATTTAAAGTTTCATATTGTCTCAAACCCTGAATTTTTAAGGGAAGGCGCTGCGATTGCCGACTTTATGCGCCCTGATCGTATTGTCATTGGGCACGAAAGTGAATATGCCAAAGACATTATGGCAAAATTATATAGACCGCTTTATCTTATTGAAACACCAATTATTTTTACGTCTTTGGAATCAAGTGAACTTGCTAAATATGCGTCCAACAGTTTCCTCGCCACTAAAATTACTTTTATGAACGAAATGTCTAATTTGTGCGAACAAGTAGGTGCTGATATTCATGATGTGGCGAAAGTCATGGGGCTTGATGGTCGCATTGGTAAGAAATTTTTGCACCCGAGTCCAGGTTTTGGGGGATCTTGTTTCCCGAAAGATCTACGCGCATTATTAGCGATTGGCGATGATCACAACATCGATATACAAATTTTAAAGGCCGTTGTGAGAGTCAATGAAGAGCGTAAAATCGATATGGTCACGCGCATTATCCAAAAAATGGGTGATATCAAAGGTAAAATCATTGGTGTTTTAGGGCTTACATTCAAACCCAATACGGATGATATTCGTGAAAGCGCAAGTCTTGTGATTATCCCAATCCTTCTAGAACTGGGGGCATATGTTAAGGCCTATGATCCTCAAGGCATGCTTGAAGCGGCCCAGCAATTACCCGATATTATGTGTGTTGATAATCCTTACAAATTGGCTGAAAATGCAGATGCACTTGTTGTGTTGACTGAATGGAACGAATTCAGGGCGCTTGATTTGAAAAAAATAAAAAAACAAATGGCAGATTCATATTTGTTTGATTTCAGAAATATATATAATCCTAAAGAAGCATGTGCGTTGGGGTTTGACTATGTTTCTCTTGGACGAAATTCTACTTTACCCCTTAAAAACGCAATGGCGGCTTAAAAACAATGATCGATCAAACTAAATTTCTCTCTATTTTTCGTGAATATGATATTCGTGGCATTGTAGGTCCCGATTTAAATGCAGAATTTGCTTTTCAATTGGGGCAGGGTTACGGATCCTGGATTCAGGAAGCTGCAACTTTTACAGGTGGGTCCATTGTTATTGGGTATGACGGTCGATTGAGTTCTCCTATGCTGCAAGACTTTTTGGCTAAGGGTATTGCAAGCACAGGATTAGGCGTTATTATTATTGGCCTTGGGCCAACACCTATGTTGTATTATGCAGTTCATAATTTACAAGCTGCCGGTGGGATTATGATTACAGGATCTCATAACCCGCCCGATTATAATGGCTTTAAAATCATGCAGGATAAAAAAGCATTATATGGCGCTGATATTAAACAAATTGGCGAACGTATGTTAAAGGGTGATTTTAAAGAAGGCGATGGCAAGATCAGTCATTTGTCTGTTGTTAATGGATATATTTTAGAATTAGAAGATGCCTTTCAGCCGCATAATCAAAAAAAACTTAAAATCGTCTGGGATCCAGGAAATGGCGCGACGGGTGAGATTGTCAAAGAATTACTTGAAAATCTACCTGGCGATCATATTTTGATCAATGAAAAAATTGATGGTACTTTTCCAGCGCATCATCCAGATCCTGCAATTCTTAAAAATTTACAGCAAGCTATAGATCTTGTTTTGTCCGAAAAAGCCGACATTGGTTTTGCTTTTGATGGTGATGGCGATCGCGTTGGTATTATCGACGATGAGGGTGAAGTTTTGTGGGGCGATCAAATTTTACTTTTGCTTAGTCGCTATCTTTTGGAAGAAGAGCCAGGTGCCACAATTATTGCCGATGTGAAGGCTTCTCAAAGTCTTTTTGATGATATTAAAGCGCATGGCGGTAATCCTTTAATGTGGAAAACAGGTCATTCCTTGGTTAAAGCAAAAATGAAAGAAACGGGTGCCTTATTAGGCGGTGAAATGTCGGGTCACATCTTTTTTGCACATCGTTATTATGGTTTTGATGATGGTGTTTATGCAGCAGTCCGTTTTATGGAAATGTTGGCAGATTCAGATCAAAAACTAAGTGATTTGCGTAAATCTTTGCCGAAAGTCATTAATACGCCAGAATTACGTTTTGATTGTGCCGATGAAATAAAATTTGAAATCATCACGAATGTTCAAAAAAGCCTTAAAGATCAATCGATAAAATTTAATGACGTTGATGGATTGCGCGTCAGCAATAAAGATGGTTGGTTCTTGTTGCGCGCTTCAAATACGCAGCCAGCTTTGGTTGCACGTGTTGAATCCAGTAATGACGAGGGGCTTCAAAGGCTTACGGCAATGCTTCAAAAAGAGCTTAAAGTTCAGGGGCTTGAATTGCCGATGGCATAATAAACAATTGAAGACAGAAAAAACTTAGTAATCTCGTCTATATTTAATTTGTTGAAATATTTTTAAAAACTATGTACATAAGGTTAGCTTGTGTTTTGATGCGCATTAAATTGTTACAAAAAATAAAAATCACTTGTTTTGCGTTTATTTATCTTGTTGAATTCAAAGGAAATCTTATGATAAGGCTTTTAAAACCTTTTGTTATATCCGCATTATTGTTCTCAAATCAATGCGTATCGTCGGAAGTGCTTACCCAATCGGGTGCAGAGGGACACGTTAAAAAAACAACCTCTCAATATTATGTTTTTTCAGGGAATTCTAATAAACTTTTGACAAATACAATTGCTCAAAATCTTTCGACCTCTTTAGGACATTCAACAGCTACGCGTTTTAATGATGGAGAAATTAGGGTTAAATTCGATGAAAGTATCAGAAAAAAAGATATTGTTATTGTTCAATCGACGTGTGGCACTGTTAATGGAAGTGTTAATGATCATATAATGGAACTTATTTTGATGATTAAGGCAGCTAAACGTGCGTCAGCTGGATCGATTACGGCAATTATTCCTTATTTTGGATATGCAAGGCAAGACCGCAAATCAGAGGGACGTGTGACTATTTCGGCCGCAGATGTAGCTGAACTTATAGAGAGCGCAGGCCCTACTCGGATTATTACAATTGATTTGCATTGTGGCCAAATTCAAGGTTTTTTTAGAAATATTCCTGTTGATAATCTTCCCGTTTCTTCAATTTTTGCACCTTATGTTGCGAATCTAAAATTGCATGATCCCGTTGTCGTGTCACCTGATGCAGGTGGTGCAGAGCGCGCTTATAAGTTTCAAGAACAATTGAAGAAATTAAACGTCGAAGCTAGTTATGCAATGATTTCGAAAAAACGCGCGGGTGCTGGTGTTATTGAACATATGAGTATTATAGGCGATGTTAATGGTAGGGATGCCATTATTATTGATGATATGTGTGATACAGGTGGTACTTTGGTAAAAGCTGCTGAATTATTAAAAGAAAAAGGTGCTCAAAAAGTATATGTTTGTTTTACGCACCCCGTTTTTTCGAATAATGCGCTTCAAACCATCGCTAATCCAATTTTTGAAAGAGTAATTACAACAGATACTATTCCTTTG is a genomic window of Alphaproteobacteria bacterium containing:
- a CDS encoding UDP-glucose/GDP-mannose dehydrogenase family protein; translated protein: MRIAIIGTGYVGLVSGTCFSEFGHEVVCVDADISKIELLNQNIMPIYEPGLEDLVSKNKLAGRLSFTSDLKSALTGAEAVFIAVGTPSRHGESHADLSYVFQVAKDIAPLLQENAVIVTKSTVPVGTNRKIKQLIENDRPNLKFHIVSNPEFLREGAAIADFMRPDRIVIGHESEYAKDIMAKLYRPLYLIETPIIFTSLESSELAKYASNSFLATKITFMNEMSNLCEQVGADIHDVAKVMGLDGRIGKKFLHPSPGFGGSCFPKDLRALLAIGDDHNIDIQILKAVVRVNEERKIDMVTRIIQKMGDIKGKIIGVLGLTFKPNTDDIRESASLVIIPILLELGAYVKAYDPQGMLEAAQQLPDIMCVDNPYKLAENADALVVLTEWNEFRALDLKKIKKQMADSYLFDFRNIYNPKEACALGFDYVSLGRNSTLPLKNAMAA
- a CDS encoding UTP--glucose-1-phosphate uridylyltransferase; amino-acid sequence: MKVISMQPKIQTKIRKAIFPVAGMGTRLLPQTKVVPKEMLPILDKPIIQYAVEEAIEAGIEEFIFVSSKGKNAIEDHFDAHPELVSMLQNRSKVKELKILEDISFTPGQVAVVRQPYPLGLGHAVWCARHLIDDDYFAVLLPDDVIMNKISCLAQMSSAFVEKQGAYAAIMEVAPSQIHLYGAIATDLSQDKKSLPIANIVEKPKKEEAPSNLAVIGRYILPKSIFGILEQTPKGAGGEIQLTDALKALIGREPFYGHVFEGARFDCGTKLGLVEANIAFGLQQDDIKDDLKKILKQYGAF
- a CDS encoding ribose-phosphate pyrophosphokinase — translated: MRIKLLQKIKITCFAFIYLVEFKGNLMIRLLKPFVISALLFSNQCVSSEVLTQSGAEGHVKKTTSQYYVFSGNSNKLLTNTIAQNLSTSLGHSTATRFNDGEIRVKFDESIRKKDIVIVQSTCGTVNGSVNDHIMELILMIKAAKRASAGSITAIIPYFGYARQDRKSEGRVTISAADVAELIESAGPTRIITIDLHCGQIQGFFRNIPVDNLPVSSIFAPYVANLKLHDPVVVSPDAGGAERAYKFQEQLKKLNVEASYAMISKKRAGAGVIEHMSIIGDVNGRDAIIIDDMCDTGGTLVKAAELLKEKGAQKVYVCFTHPVFSNNALQTIANPIFERVITTDTIPLRDKAPDNLVVLSVAPFLARVIEHVQQGTSVSALLSGG
- a CDS encoding phosphomannomutase/phosphoglucomutase, encoding MIDQTKFLSIFREYDIRGIVGPDLNAEFAFQLGQGYGSWIQEAATFTGGSIVIGYDGRLSSPMLQDFLAKGIASTGLGVIIIGLGPTPMLYYAVHNLQAAGGIMITGSHNPPDYNGFKIMQDKKALYGADIKQIGERMLKGDFKEGDGKISHLSVVNGYILELEDAFQPHNQKKLKIVWDPGNGATGEIVKELLENLPGDHILINEKIDGTFPAHHPDPAILKNLQQAIDLVLSEKADIGFAFDGDGDRVGIIDDEGEVLWGDQILLLLSRYLLEEEPGATIIADVKASQSLFDDIKAHGGNPLMWKTGHSLVKAKMKETGALLGGEMSGHIFFAHRYYGFDDGVYAAVRFMEMLADSDQKLSDLRKSLPKVINTPELRFDCADEIKFEIITNVQKSLKDQSIKFNDVDGLRVSNKDGWFLLRASNTQPALVARVESSNDEGLQRLTAMLQKELKVQGLELPMA
- a CDS encoding division plane positioning ATPase MipZ, producing MTANQQLSKPKIIVLGNEKGGTGKSTTAMHLVVGLLRQGYNVGCIDLDSRQASLTRYVENRRAFQESSKSKVPMPTHIRLDMSSNTQKEDAENEDKQVFESALDSLSQENQYIVIDCPGSDRYMSVLAHSYADILITPLNDSFVDLDVLASVDGDKLEITQPSCYSLMVWEQRKMRAMQRKPAIDWVVMRNRLSNLDARNKRDMTKVIEKLSKRLSFRLAPGFGERVIFREMFLQGLTLLDFRDSKASSSLTLSHIAARQEVQQLFAVLGLDQDNQK